GCCACAGTTGTCCAACCATCGAAGATGGTAGTCATGTCCTCTAGAAGAAGTACAATGTGGATAGCTCAGACTTTCAGCCCAAGATAGAAAGTTCTCGGATTTGAGTCCCATGGCAGGATCAGTTCTCAAGGTATCTCCATATCGCTGTTCCTCTCGATTCCGCAATCTCGCCATTCTAACATCCAAAGGAAGCTCCAGAAAAACAATGCAGTCGAATTGAGACGTGATCTTGTTAGACCATGTTGGCATGCTTCCCGCAACTACACAATCGGGCTGCTTGGCCATGTCTCGCAACAACATGTTGTCTCGTTCCTCTTCATCACGCTTGACTGAGTAGGGCTCTGCTGTGCCCTCTAGCCAAAAGTAGTCGTCTCCATCATAGCACGGAATACCGAGCTTTTCTGCCAGAGCCTTCCCAGTTGTGGTTGTTCCTGAACCTGATGCGCCCACCGTATGGATGATCATGATGAAGAGAGCCGCATGATgagaaacaaacacaatcaGGCTGTTGTGATTAGTAAGCACAAACAACAATTGGGAATGATTTGGTGTGGTTGGGGAGTCTTTATGAAGGGTAGTCCGATACATTTTCAACAGGTCTTCGATTCGTGATTGCATTGTACACTCTTAAGGTACACTTGAGTAGCTGTTGTAGCATTCAAGTCTATTGAACTACAGGCTACAACaggagtacatacaatcAGCTAAActacctactgtacagtatgtacaagcTAACAATGGCGAACAGTTTGCAATTTTATTGCCATTGTCACTAGGATTACAGTCAAAATCATATATATTAGTATCTACATCTTCCAACACACGCTTACTGGGTGCACCATTTGCAGCCAGTGATGGACTCGTAAGCCTCAATGTACTTTTCTCGGGTCTTGATGACAACCTCAGGGGTCATAGCAACGTCCTCCTGGCCCTTGAGACCGCTGTTAGTAAGCCAGTTTCGCAGGTACTGCTTATCGTAGGAGTCCTGGGGCTTACCAACCTCGTAGGTCTTGGCGTTCCAGAATCGAGAGGAGTCGGGCGTGAGGACCTCATCAACCAGAACAAGTTTGCCGTTCTCGTCGATACCAAACTCGAACTTGGTATCGGCAATGATGATTCCGTGCTTGTCGGCGTACTCGGCAGCCTTGGTGTACAGCTGGACAGACAGCTTCTCGATCTCGTCGGCGAGGTTCTTGTCTCCGATGATctcggcagccttggccaCCGAGATGTTCTCGTCGTGCTCGCCctgctcggccttggtAGAGGGAGTGTAGATGGCCTGGGGCAGCTTTTGGGACTCCTGCAGACCAGACTCCACGGACATGCCATGGACGGTTCCGGacttcttgtactcgctCCAGGCAGAGCCGGTGATGTAGCCTCGAACAATGGCCTCAATGGGCACAattttgtacttgttgacgAGCAGACATCGATCCTTGAGCATCTCGACGAGCTCGGGGTCGTCCTGCACAGCCTTGGGCAGAGCGGCGAGGATCTGGGAGTTCTCGCTTTCGGCCACATGGTTCTtaatctccttggccagcagctggaacCAGAACTTGGAGATAGAGGTCAGAATCTTGCCCTTCTCGGGGATACCGTTGGTCATGATGACATCGTAGGCGGAGATTCGATCAGTGGCGAcaaacagcagctggtTGTCGTTGACGGCGTACAGGTCTCGGACCTTGCCTCGGGCCACGAGAGGGAGATGGCCCTTGAGATCGGTCAGTGCAAGAGGGGTGGCGGACATTGCTAATGGAGGAGTGTGACGGTACTGTCAAATGTCAAAAGGTCAAATCGATATATATTTTAATGAGTCGTGGGGCTAATTGGGCTTAGAGTTCATGTTATCATTGGGTGGGCCTCAGGTCCGAGTCATGGATCGCAGACTACATGTGTGGGGAGAAGCCAAAGAGCGTAGTTTCTGGGGGCAAACTGCAGGGCGAGGGCGGTTTTATATAGTGTTGCAAGAAAAAATCACTGGATCGGTCAGGGTCCGGTTATAGAAGGCTAAccaagtatgtacagtcCAGCAGCTAAAATTTATTGTAGCCTTGATAGAATGTGCATGTGGTTTATGAGTACGAAGAATGGTACAGTCATAAAGGAGATTTTGATAGTTTGGGGCATTGGTTATCGCTTATTAACATATCTCAGTGCTTGTACAGGCTACACCAATAGACCTAAAATGAATAATAAGCTGACAGTCATGTCTATCTACTTTTGTAGTTCAATGCTATGGGTTGGTTAGACCCACTGCTTCGCTTATAGTTGCATTTACTATTTCTGTCCATATTCCCAACTCCCAACCACCTTCAATTAAGGTGAAGATATCATGCGAGCCGCCGTGCAAACAAAGCGTTGATCTTACACTCATGTTCGATTTCGTAAACACCGCGTCGGGGACGTCGTTCACGGTACTCAAGTGCACCAAACTCTTCAACTTTGACAAGTTTGCGACCGTGCGCCAAGAACTCAGTAAAGACATTGTCGAAAACGCCAAAAATGCATCACGGAAACGCGTCTTCAGCGAACGAAACAACAACGTCTACTATGAGCAGGACTCGTCCGAAGCAGACCAGATCAAGACCGTCAACTGTGAGTGGCACGTGCTACAGTCAGGGGAATATGAGATACACACGGTGGAAATCTCCATGAGTGGTCATGTATCCAAGGTCATTATTGTCAACGGTCCTGACAGAAAGGACGACTTCGAGACGCACGCTTTGATTCTCATGAGAATGCAAAACACATTCTTTGACATTAGCGGAGTGATAAAGGCATGGATGACAGAGAAATTCGAGGTCACGATAGGCGACTTGGAGCTGAAGCACGATTTTCTCAAGTCCGAATTCGACAGAGAGGTGCCCTATACCGCTCACCTGAAGATCCAGGTTAAGGATCTGGGAGGACTATTGAAGTACCTAACTCTTGGAATTCATTACGACGACTTGGAAGCATTCGCCACCCACAAGGACGGATTATACGCTGGAGTCACAGAGTTTCTTTATGAATCCACGGGTATGAAGGTTTCAACAAGTGATCAGTTCGAGCTAGTGTCTCTACTAACGAACCAAATGGTCATGGACAAAAGAGGCAAAGTCAAGATCATCAAAACCGGTCTACCATCTCATGATGAGCTATTCTGGATCGAGAGTCTTCTGATTCGACTCACTAACTACGCCAGAAGTTGTTGACACTAAgtcccccccccccccctaATTAACACCCTTGCATCTACGATATTTATTCAACCCATAATCAAATTAATTCTTTATTTACATGCATTCAACTTGACCCTTTGGAAAGGAACTCAAGTATACGTTATTGTGACTCGATCAGTCTTGTTCTTTTAGGCCAACTTGCTTTCGTCGAAGTCGAAGGAGGAGCCGCAGCCACAAGCACTCACAGTGTAGGGACtgtccaccaccttgaACTGGCTGCCAATAAGCTCGGTTGTGTAATCAATGTTGGATTCTCGCAGAATCTCCAGAGAGCTCTTGTCAATGAGAATTCGAGCGCCGTTCTTCTCGAACACACTGTCCATCTCAAAATCGACGTCCTCCACGTCGgacagctccagcttgtATTGGAAGCCATGGCATCCACCGGACTCCACCTCAATTCGGAGAGCCAGCAAAGggttcttgtcgtcctcgGAAATGGCGTTGAGTCTGGTGGCCGCTCGGtcggacacaaacagacgcAGGAGTCGtcccttgtcgtccttctgGGGGTTCACAATGGTGACGGCATCTTCCTCGATTTTCTCTCGGGGGACCGACTCGGGAAACTCGAAAAGACGTCGGGCGGATGCTGTGAAGTGTCTTTGTGTCAGTAGCGACGGGGAGCCCAGTCGGGGGACAGTCCGCAACGAGCTCTTGGCTTGTAACAGTCGTCTGAACATTGTGTGGCGTAGTTTTGTTGTGTGGGGGAGGTCGTGGGTGGATGTTAGAGGTTGGGAGTGCGATATTGGAAGGTTAATTgggcgtcacgtgaattTAACGGGTAGAAATATCTTAAAAACGGTTGCTGTTTGCAGGTTAAAACACACGCTGCGTCAAGCCTCGTATAAGTAGTGGTCTTCGCTCGTTGTGGTTGCTCTCATCCAAGTGTAAATAGATCCAAAGTTGCTCTCGAACTCGTCCCGTTCACAAGACTCTATTAACCTTCTGCAGATGATGACAAATGCGACTGCCCTTAACAAGCTTCAGTTCGTTCCTCCCAACAAAGTTAGTTGACACTAATTTTGACAAGATTTAGTTGGCAGTTCAACAAAAATATCAGTTGGGGGTTGCCAACAAGCTTCAGCTGGGATTCATCTTGCGTTATCGGGGCAACACAGCAGAACCATACACACGATCAATGGACTCGGAGTTTTTGGAGATCCCCAACATGGAGGATATCGTAACGGCTCCCGAGCCCGAACCCGAACCTCCGCGGCTGACCCAGTCCCATTCAGATGTCCACGCCCGACTATCTGCGCCCCTTGAAAAATACACCCTGTACGAGACGAAAACACGCCTGTATATCGTCGCGTCCAACGCCCGAGAAGTTCAATTCAAGGTGATGGAAATCGATATGACCGGCCCCAAGCAGGACTTGACTCTCATTGTCGACCCGGCAGTGTACACTCGAGCAGAGGTCATGGATGTTCTGGGCCACatggaagaggagggagGAGGCAATCTGACCAAGAGACTCACAGCTTGGGGCCTACTGGGTTTCATCAGATTCACAGATGGGTACTATATGGTTGTTGTAACTAAACGGTCCGTTGTTGCTCTTTTAGGAGGCCATTATGTCTACCATATCGACAAAACAGAGATGATCCCATTGtcgagaggaggagatgaggGCAAGACAAAGAGCAAGTCAGCAGACGAGGCACGTTATATGAGCATCTTCCAGAGTCTCGATTTATCAAAGACCTTTTACTTTTCCTATGCTTACGATATCACAAACACACTGCAACGGAAtatggagagagagaaacgAGATGACGACAGtgatgacgaggagatcCATTCTTTCAACCATATGTTCATCTGGAaccatcacctcctccGCCCAGTCGAGGAAATTATGGATAATGTGTTTGAGTGGTTCCTTCCAATCATTCACGGTTTCATCGACCAGGCGAAGATAAACGTTTGTGGTGCTCGAAGCGTCTACGTGACTCTCATTGCTCGACGATCCCATTACTTTGCTGGTGCCAGATTCCTCAAGCGAGGCGTCAATGATAGAGGCAATGTTGCCAATGAAGTTGAGACTGAACAGATTGTGGCAGATTTAGTCACCTCATCGTTCCATGACAAGAGAGAAGGTATCTTCAATTCGCCGAGATACACGTCATACGTCCAACACAGAGGCTCAATACCATTGTATTGGTCTCAGGATGTTAGCAACATGACTCCCAAGCCTCCCATTGAGATCAACCTGGTAGACCCCTTCTTTGCCAGTGCTGCTTTACATTTTGACGACTTATTCAAGCGTTACGAGGCTCCGATTCTGGTTCTCAATCTCATAAAAAGCAAGGAGCGAACTCCCAGAGAGGGAAAGCTGCTTCGAGAGTTCTCTCAGTGTGTTGAATACTTGAACCAATTTCTCGTCCAACGGGGAAAGAAGCACAAGCTCCAGTATACACATTGGGATATGTCCAGAGCATCCAAGTCTCGAAACCTAGAGGTCATTGAGTTTCTTGAACGATACTCTACCACTGTCCTGGAGAAAACGGGCTTCTTTCACAACTCCAAGGGCATCCAGAAGGGTATTTGCCGATCTAACTGCATTGATTGCTTGGATCGAACAAACGCTGCACAGTTCGTTATTGCTAAGAAGGCCCTAGGTTACCAGTTGCGTGCCCTTGGCATTGTGTCGGACGTCAACTTGTCCTATGACTGTGACGCTGTTAATCTCTTGACAGAAATGTACCATGATCATGGAGACACCATCGCTCTGCAGTATGGTGGCTCCCACCTGGTCAACACAATGGAGACGTATAGAAAGATCAACCAGTGGAGATCCCATTCTCGAGACATGCTTGAGTCAATTCGACGGTTCTACTCCAACTCGTTCGTCGATTCTCAGAGACAAGAGGCAATCAACTTGTTCCTTGGTAACCACGTGTTCGAGCAGAATAAGCCTCGTCTGTGGGACCTGCCTTCGGACCACTTTCTGCATAACAACTACTACTTTGATAACTACTACCTGAGGCGATCATACATCTTCTGGTGGACTGAGATCAACCTCTTGGTCAAGAAGTACGAGAAGTATGTccgaagaaaaaaagaactGCAGATTATGCCTGTCAGCGAGATCACAGAGCCTCTCAACTTTCCAGGTTCGGATCAAAAGGAGCCTGTCATGGAGGTATTAGAGGATAAGCTAGATGCTCTTGTATCATACATTCCACCTTACCCTGGCTTCTTTGACAACTACTGGAACGAATGTTACAAGCCCCGTTCGCTGTCGTCTTTTCACAAGGTGTTTGCCTACAACATGAACTCCACATCCCGTTACAATTCTGACGACAACCCTTTCAGACCTAGAAAGGAAATTAAAGGTCTGGAGGATATCAcagaggacaagaaggtATCGGAAGTACCTGAAGAGGTGTCCAAAATCCCAGATGACCCTCGTGAGTGCGAAATGGAAGAACTTGTCAGCAGTCTTTCAGCTCCAACTCTCGACGACTCTGTCTACCGTAAATATCTCAGCAGCGACTCCACCTCTCACGCTGTGCATCCTACAGACCAGCGACAGTTCGAATTTTACATTGCCAATGAGCTTCAGCCTGATGTTAATGAGCCTTTGTACCAACACATCCAGGACTCTACAGTCCTCCCTCGAGTGGATTCAGACGACAAGTCATGGTATGGCATGACAGGTCTCAACGGCTCTGAGAGTCTCTACGAGAGTCACTACGCTTAATGAGATGAGTTCTCAGTGAACCACCACTCTGGCTCTCGGGCGATTATTTATATAACATTATTCAGTAATTACAATCTACAAATACACTCTACAAGCTATGGCATAGTGGCTGTGGGAAGCTGACAAACATTAAATATGAACAATGTATTAAATAATAATATGTACGGGCCATACCTGGCTCGTCCGTCTATGCTGTTGCCATTATAGCACCTATGGTGCGCTCATAATCTGCTCCACATTCTCCCGGACCTGGTCTTCAGGCCATTCCCGGCACTTGTCGATGCACTGGTAGATCTTGAGGGTGGTGGGAACGTCTTCGCTCTTGACCCAGATCTTTCCGTTGACTCCAATGGCAATCTCAAAGGGAACCAGCTCTCCAATGGTATCGAGCACGGTGTGTCCTTTGAAAAGCAACTGTCGAGTAAATGCTATCGGTGCGTCGAAGCAGAAACCATCCTTAAGTTCACCGTACCCGCCGGCCTTGCCGGACTGAGGATCAATACACTCGATCTCAGCTTCGACTTCTCGAGATGCAGAAGACACTCGCGCGTAGACGAGTGCATCGTTAGCCAGGTTGACtctgttcttcttggaggcGTTGGGGAAGGCCATGGCGTTAAGCTGGACACCCGGAGAGAGGTCAGAAACAGACACTTTGTATCCCTCAGCGTGTCGAGTGGTCACAGTACCGATGACATTGTCGTTGACGGCAGGAATGTACCGCCGAGTGTCACTGTCGATGTAAACGAGGTTCTGATTTTTAGTCTTCTTGTCTTCGGGATCGGTTCGATGCACCTCACCTGCAACGATAGGGATGGGGTCTGCGGCTAGAGGATCGTCGAGAAATCCGGGGCCGAGTGTGAGGTCCTGCTTAGGGAAATCAATCTGGTCTCCTGGGAGGCAAATCATTGTGTGTATCGTGTGGTATGCTGGGCAAGATGGGCCTTCAAAATATGCATGATAAAATAAATTCAGGCTGCATGTTGGGAGGCAAGTTAATTGTAGAGTAGCCAGGGCAAGTAAAAGtttgtacatactcatacCGGTGTACACTTCAACAAGGGAAGATCCGAAGATGCTATAAGTGATTTTTGACATTTATATGATATAAGACTACAGTCCACATCTTGGTGTATTATCTATCTGGGGCGTTTACGAGCTCATGTCATCAGTTTCACTTTCGCTTAGTCATCCACTATATACGGAGTGAAAATTTCAATCTGTTAAAGTTCCAACTAATAAACTCACAACTACAATCAAACGGTTACACGTTAATACATTTTACTAATCAAGACCAGCCTACCAGTAGGGTGCACTTAAGCAAGATCGTCTCGAGCCCAGGTGGGGAGAACGAAGGAAGCAGAGTGGATGTCCTTGTTGTAGTATCGGTAGAgcttggactcctcctcgggagAGACGGATCGAAGGGGCTTTCGGAGGTTGgcgtccttgtccttggagCAGACCATGAAACCAATCTGGCCGGAGGGGTAGGTGGGGATGGTGCAGTAAGCGTAGTCGGCGGAGGGGAAGACCTGCTTGCAAGCCTGTCGCAGCTCCTTAATGATCTTCATGTGCAGCCAGATGGACTCTCCCTGAGTGGTGATAACACCCTTCTCGGTCAGAGCACCGGAGAGGAGCTCAAAGTAGGGCTTCTGGAAGAGAGAGGCGGCGGGACCCTCGGGGTCGGAGGAGtcggtgatgatgacatCGAAGGTGTTCTGGTACTCCTGGAGGAACTTGAAGCCGTCACCAATGTGGaccttggtcttggggtGGTTGAATCCGACAGACATGGTGGGGAGGTACTGCTTGGAAACACGGGGCACGGCCTCATCAATGTCACAGAGGACAGCCTCCTCGACACAGTCGTGCTTGACAATCTCTCGCAGGACACCACCgtcaccacctccaatAACAAgcaccttcttggggttggggtgGGAGTTGAGAGCAAGATGCGCAATCATCTCCTGGTAGGCGTACTCGTCTCGCTCGGTGGCCTGGATGGCTccgtcaaggacgagaacGTTGCCGTAGTCGGTGGACTCGAAAACCAGAACGTCCTGGTACTTGGACTTCTCAACGTGGAGAATCTGGTTGACACGCAGGGCCATGGCCTGGCCAGGCCACATGGTGTCACTGATTTCTCGGAACCAGCCGTCGACGATGGAAGGGTGAGTGAGCTCGGTCATGATTGCTGTTCGTGTGTGGAAAAAGGcggatctggagatggccTTGGATCGAAGTAGTCGCAACACTTTTTATATAATGGGGGAGAGCTCAGAAACTCTAACCGCAAAAAACTGTACCAACTGTTATGTCATGCAGGTTCAGTGGGACTaactgtagctacttgtagtcagTGGAAGGTGTGCGGAGGGAACGGGGTAGGTACGTCAATGGAGTACCGCTTCAATATGGCCACGTCAACCGTACAACAGTTGTGCGTCTGCCATTATTTTTGCAATTGTTTGGACATGTTTTTCGCGTGTTATCCCTTATGAGCACTGTCATTTGGTTTAGCCACCACCAGCCACATACCCTGTCTAATATACGGCACCTCTGCTCTCGCTTCATGGTGCAACACATCCTTGTTGCTTTTTAGCCTCTTGTTTCCTCATGTGCTATCAAACTAAAGAAGCTCGGGGAAACATCCAATGTGCGAAAAATCCGAGCGTGGGTTGCACATGGTGAGACGAGAAATTAAAAGAGAGAGCCAAGCCAAGCCCACAAGCGAGCATGTGTGCTATTTCACCCGCCCGCGATTGTTGTCGTATATATACTCCGGTAGCCGCTTCAAGGCCTCTAAACATGCAAGCTAGCATAGATAGTGGGAGGCTACAATACCCGTAGTTTCCCCTGTCTGGACACGTCTAGTCTAAAACACCTGCCGCTCTATCTTCTCGCGCTATCTGACTCACTCAACGGCCAAACGGCATGCTGTACAGGCCAATGTCGGAATCGCAACCTTTTCAGTCCGCGCCTCTGCACAGTGTGTGCCTGTCAACGGCCGAGTGGTTGCCGAATCGGTACTGGAACCGCTGCATGGTGAGTTTAATGACGTAGGTGATGTGCGAATTAAAAGATGAGTGATCACAAAATAATGGTGAGACTTGAGGGCGTCATTTGAGCCCCTTATATACCTCGAAATCCAATTCCAAGAACAGGGTCGTGTTCGTAGCCCCCAAAATGGTCATCTCCCAATCTCTGAAAAATGGACACATCTGACGCATCTCATAACCTATAGTGTAATATCAAGCTCCACGTCAGGACAAGCATATCACCACATTGCAAAAGGCAAGGCAAAGGCACATGTTTCGAGACAGAACAAACCTGTATATTTCCTATCGGCAATCGTTCCCGAGGTCGACCCGACAGCTTCTAGCAACACATGCGtccgatgaggaggaacaggGACTAATCGCCAACTCAGACAACACCGGTGGAGCCGATGAGATTGAGCTTGCCCATATGGGCAACTCACTGGCCAAAACCATCTCAGACGACGTCCACGGCATTTTGAGCGAAATCAAGGTCAAGGTCAATCGACTGGAGGTTCTCCACCGGAAAAACTCGCTCCCTGGCTTCGATGACCGAAGTGGTGAAGAAAAGCTCATCTCAGATATCACCTACGACATCACCCAGGACCTGCACCACTGCCAGGGCATgctgaagaagctggaccGACAATCCGGCGATCCTGTCCAGGACAAGATGCAAATGAACGCCAAAATCGCCCTTGCCACCAAGATTCAGGATGCGTCCACAGTGTTCCGAAAACTGCAGAGTAATTatctcaaggctctcaaaCGAAACGAGGGCAGCATGGACCCCATTTTCCAGTCGACCACTTCCAGTAACACCCACGACGAAGATGTTTCCTTGTCGCAGAAGGCACTTCAGCAATCTCAACAGCTCATTGAAGAGGACGACCAGAGCACCCAGAACCATCATATCCGACAACGAGAACGGGAGATTGCGCAGATTGCAGAGGGTATCATCGAGCTGGCAGAGATCTTCAAAGACCTGCAGACTATGGTCATTGACCAGGGAACCCTGCTGGATCGAATCGATTACAACATTGAAAACATGGCTGTTAACGTGAAACAGGCAGATAAGGAGTTGGTCCAGGGAGCGGTGTATCAGAAGCGATCCAACAAGTGCAAGATCATTCTGCTTCTTACacttgtggttgtgggtCTCTTGATCGTGGTAATTGCCAAACCAAGATCCCATACTGTCTACGTGGAGCCTGTGGCTGGCAAACCGGCCCCAGCCCCTCCAGCTAATGACAAGCCTGCTACTGGAGGcgacaacaagaacaacaaTAATGATAGACCTGTAGACGAGCCCGAGAAGGGTTCTCAAAATCCCCAAGATGATGGTGCAGATTCTAGACCCGTCGTTTCTCACGCCCTGTTATGACTATGACATATTTATAATACTATTTACATGCATTGATTACAGTAGTCAGAATTACACTTGTAGAAATTAGTCAATGGATTCGAGcttctcgtcaatctcAGAGATaagctccttggcctcggtcttcttcttaAGGGACTCCAGGAATTTCACATGACCAACATAGGATGTCTCCTGGAACATGCTGGAGATGCCAATACTAGGGGTCAGAGGCTCTTCGGCCATGCCATGGGCGTAGGGAAACAATGCCAGCACTCTCTCAGTGGCACGCTTGCTGATCTGGTCAGTCCACGAGAGGACCTTGTTAAGTCCCGCAATGTTGCCCTCCTTGGCACACTGGACCAATGCAGTCTCAATGGCTTTCTGGGGAAAAGAAGAGTTCTCGGAATGTCTTAGAAGTCGTGCAAGTGAAAACATGTTAGCCATAGCCTGGTGGTGTGGCCGGGTAACCTCGAATCGAACAAAAATATCATCCTGCTCAGGTCCCTTAGCTGTAACTTCGTTCTTGGTACATCGAACGATAGCCTTGATCATGGCAggagcagcctcctcaaacaCAGCGTGTCGGTTCTTGAAAGATTCCACTCGCCTCACATTGTTGAAGGC
This genomic interval from Yarrowia lipolytica chromosome 1E, complete sequence contains the following:
- a CDS encoding uncharacterized protein (Compare to YALI0E33165g, similar to Saccharomyces cerevisiae TLG2 (YOL018C); ancestral locus Anc_1.372, similar to uniprot|Q08144 Saccharomyces cerevisiae YOL018c TLG2 member of the syntaxin family of t-SNAREs P2. 143.f2.1), whose amino-acid sequence is MFRDRTNLYISYRQSFPRSTRQLLATHASDEEEQGLIANSDNTGGADEIELAHMGNSLAKTISDDVHGILSEIKVKVNRLEVLHRKNSLPGFDDRSGEEKLISDITYDITQDLHHCQGMLKKLDRQSGDPVQDKMQMNAKIALATKIQDASTVFRKLQSNYLKALKRNEGSMDPIFQSTTSSNTHDEDVSLSQKALQQSQQLIEEDDQSTQNHHIRQREREIAQIAEGIIELAEIFKDLQTMVIDQGTLLDRIDYNIENMAVNVKQADKELVQGAVYQKRSNKCKIILLLTLVVVGLLIVVIAKPRSHTVYVEPVAGKPAPAPPANDKPATGGDNKNNNNDRPVDEPEKGSQNPQDDGADSRPVVSHALL
- a CDS encoding uncharacterized protein (Compare to YALI0E33143g, highly similar to uniprot|Q12074 Saccharomyces cerevisiae YPR069c SPE3 putrescine aminopropyltransferase (spermidine synthase) P2.22.f2.1), which gives rise to MTELTHPSIVDGWFREISDTMWPGQAMALRVNQILHVEKSKYQDVLVFESTDYGNVLVLDGAIQATERDEYAYQEMIAHLALNSHPNPKKVLVIGGGDGGVLREIVKHDCVEEAVLCDIDEAVPRVSKQYLPTMSVGFNHPKTKVHIGDGFKFLQEYQNTFDVIITDSSDPEGPAASLFQKPYFELLSGALTEKGVITTQGESIWLHMKIIKELRQACKQVFPSADYAYCTIPTYPSGQIGFMVCSKDKDANLRKPLRSVSPEEESKLYRYYNKDIHSASFVLPTWARDDLA